The proteins below come from a single Saccharopolyspora sp. SCSIO 74807 genomic window:
- a CDS encoding recombinase family protein, whose protein sequence is MSHAPPQLHDLSRGTASLNSPESVRVGIYTRWPSAGEDDFIQSYVESRPGWHTVMRCSDHASGRTLNRPGLQRALNAARAGLLDVLLDHVHSLSRRVRHLHFLLGKLDAYGVAFRSAIDQSLDTSTPEGRFQVQMLGSFAQFEEEGVLEDRRAARASSTGLSDGCSPSHDLGREVNGRQVGHSAAVDQ, encoded by the coding sequence ATGTCCCACGCACCGCCTCAACTACACGACCTCAGCCGGGGAACAGCGAGCCTGAACTCCCCGGAATCGGTCCGGGTCGGGATCTACACCCGGTGGCCTTCGGCCGGAGAGGACGACTTCATCCAGTCCTATGTGGAGTCTCGACCCGGCTGGCACACGGTCATGCGATGTTCTGACCACGCGTCCGGGCGCACGTTGAACCGACCGGGTCTGCAACGGGCTCTGAATGCCGCCCGCGCCGGACTGCTCGACGTCCTGCTGGACCACGTCCACAGCCTGTCCCGCAGGGTGCGTCACTTGCACTTCCTGCTCGGAAAGCTGGACGCCTACGGCGTGGCCTTCCGCTCGGCTATCGACCAGTCCTTGGACACCTCGACGCCCGAGGGGCGGTTCCAGGTTCAGATGCTGGGCTCTTTTGCACAGTTCGAGGAAGAAGGAGTACTCGAAGATCGCCGTGCCGCACGCGCCTCCAGCACTGGACTGAGCGACGGTTGCTCCCCTAGCCATGACCTGGGCCGCGAGGTCAATGGCCGACAGGTGGGCCACAGCGCCGCTGTTGACCAGTGA
- a CDS encoding site-specific DNA-methyltransferase has translation MNRLYYRKDAIELHVGDALQVMESMSSASVDCVVTSPPHWGLRDYGTAVWIGGNPECRHTLGTTPHQRRTTKKRTSSWLRSSVNKRCRKCGALAHDRQYGLEPTIDDYVDRLRKVSAEVWRLLTPRGTYWLNLRDGFSYHNSGTGSTRKITNEETTSIVRHKSLMGIPWRAALALQHDGWIIRNAMVWHKPNGIPDPASDRFSARYEMVFFLVKQPDYYFDAARALEPLSQSRPEHRKNHRGGNKPHTVRSPWQPRGTGKNVGDVWSLSTRPLPDAHCAPFPVDLPQRCIAVGCPENGRILDPFSGAGTTGLAARQLGRSFQGIDLRPDYHDIFIRRLLGELPSDAGEAA, from the coding sequence GTGAACAGGCTCTACTATCGTAAGGACGCCATCGAATTGCATGTTGGCGATGCACTTCAGGTCATGGAATCGATGTCCAGTGCCTCGGTGGATTGTGTCGTCACCTCGCCGCCCCACTGGGGATTGCGTGATTACGGAACTGCGGTCTGGATCGGCGGAAACCCGGAATGCCGACATACCTTGGGAACAACACCCCATCAACGCCGGACTACCAAGAAACGTACATCCTCGTGGCTTCGTTCGAGCGTGAACAAGCGTTGCAGGAAGTGCGGCGCTCTTGCGCATGATAGGCAATATGGCCTGGAGCCGACGATCGATGATTACGTTGATCGGCTGCGGAAGGTGAGCGCGGAAGTCTGGCGCTTGCTGACCCCACGGGGAACGTACTGGCTCAATCTCCGAGATGGTTTTAGCTACCACAACAGCGGCACGGGAAGCACGCGCAAAATAACGAACGAAGAGACCACCTCGATCGTTCGTCACAAAAGCCTTATGGGAATTCCGTGGCGGGCTGCTCTCGCCTTGCAACACGACGGGTGGATTATTCGCAACGCGATGGTCTGGCACAAGCCCAACGGCATACCGGACCCGGCATCGGATCGATTCTCCGCGCGCTACGAGATGGTTTTCTTCTTGGTGAAGCAGCCGGATTACTACTTCGACGCAGCCCGCGCGCTCGAACCGTTGTCGCAGAGCCGTCCGGAGCATCGGAAGAACCATCGTGGGGGCAACAAGCCGCACACGGTCCGGTCCCCGTGGCAGCCGCGGGGAACCGGGAAGAATGTCGGCGACGTCTGGTCGCTCTCCACACGACCGTTGCCGGATGCGCACTGTGCTCCGTTTCCGGTCGACCTTCCGCAGCGGTGTATCGCGGTGGGCTGCCCGGAAAACGGCCGCATTCTCGACCCCTTCTCTGGCGCTGGCACGACGGGCCTCGCCGCGCGACAGTTGGGCCGATCCTTCCAAGGAATTGACCTGCGGCCGGATTATCACGACATATTCATTCGTCGGCTGCTCGGTGAACTACCCAGCGACGCCGGAGAGGCGGCCTGA
- a CDS encoding transketolase-like TK C-terminal-containing protein: MTSVIPAHNDVPARGEGPSPDVLREVEERVLWLSTAIIDHANRVRPNPSGLKVGGHQASSASMVSIMTSLWFTQLTADDRVSVKPHASPVLHAINYLLGELDESYLTSLRSLGGLQSYPSRSKDPDPVDYSTGSVGIGATAPIWGAVARRYIDSHLGGAGWGRQYSLLGDAELDEGAVWEAILDPTVGKLGEIVWIVDLNRQSLDRVVPDIAARRFEGMFASAGWQVLTAKYGRQLEDLFTEPGGDALRARIDAMSNPEYQRMLRCTAKELRERLPGTGSAAGEIASLLHQLDDAALRSAIHNLGGHDFDALTNAYALIDDTRPTVIFAYTVKGYGLPTRGHPQNHSSLLTRAQMLQLATDTGTNLENPWVRFAAKSPAGRLCTATASRLRRDEPPTAQSFALPSDIGRTPGGTATTQAALGRALLDLTRESPQAAERVVTVSPDVSSTTNLAGWLNKVGTWSPAEGTNWFADDPETMLHWRENPEGQHVELGIAETNLVGLLGELGATWSRWNQPLLPIGVLYDPFVERALEPWSFGTYAGGQSILVGTPSGVTLAAEGGAHQSVTTPSIGIEQPGCTTYEPAFAIDVEWCLLSALARLGQPSGSSTYLRLSTRPVNQKLARVPQDSAARERRRQQVVAGAYSLRRPREPTVTIAAMGALLPEALAAADRLDELECSADVVCVTSPGLLFRALQARRGNGDDSSWILDQVFPANRAAPIVTILDGHPHTLAFLANINQVASNNLGVTRFGQSGDLEDVYRHHGLDTESIIRAALDLVH, encoded by the coding sequence ATGACCAGTGTCATTCCTGCGCACAACGACGTTCCCGCCCGCGGTGAGGGGCCCAGCCCCGATGTGCTCCGCGAGGTGGAGGAGCGCGTGCTGTGGCTGTCCACCGCGATCATCGACCACGCCAACCGGGTACGTCCGAATCCGTCAGGTCTGAAGGTGGGCGGACACCAGGCGTCGAGTGCCTCGATGGTCTCGATCATGACCTCGCTGTGGTTCACCCAGCTCACCGCGGACGACCGGGTCTCGGTGAAACCACACGCCTCCCCGGTGCTGCACGCGATCAACTACCTCCTGGGTGAGCTGGACGAGTCCTACCTGACCTCGTTGCGTTCTCTGGGCGGCCTGCAGAGTTATCCGAGCCGGTCGAAGGACCCTGATCCGGTCGATTACTCGACCGGATCCGTCGGGATCGGCGCCACTGCCCCCATCTGGGGCGCCGTGGCCCGCCGGTACATCGACAGCCACCTCGGCGGTGCAGGCTGGGGTCGGCAGTACTCGCTCCTGGGTGACGCGGAGCTGGACGAGGGCGCGGTATGGGAAGCGATCCTCGATCCGACGGTGGGCAAGCTGGGCGAAATCGTGTGGATCGTCGACCTCAACCGCCAATCCCTGGACCGGGTCGTCCCCGACATCGCGGCCAGACGCTTCGAAGGCATGTTCGCGTCCGCCGGCTGGCAGGTGCTCACCGCAAAGTACGGTCGCCAGCTGGAGGATCTGTTTACCGAACCCGGTGGCGACGCGCTGCGCGCTCGCATCGACGCGATGAGCAATCCCGAGTACCAGCGCATGCTCCGCTGCACGGCGAAGGAACTCCGCGAGCGCCTCCCCGGCACTGGCTCGGCGGCGGGCGAGATCGCGTCCCTGCTGCACCAGCTCGACGATGCCGCGCTACGCTCAGCGATCCACAACCTCGGCGGGCACGACTTCGACGCCCTGACCAACGCGTACGCCCTGATCGACGATACGCGCCCTACCGTGATCTTCGCGTACACGGTCAAGGGCTACGGGCTGCCCACCCGGGGCCACCCGCAGAACCACTCGTCCCTGCTTACCCGCGCGCAGATGCTCCAGCTGGCTACGGACACCGGCACAAACCTCGAGAACCCGTGGGTACGCTTCGCAGCCAAGAGCCCCGCAGGACGACTGTGCACGGCGACAGCTTCCCGCCTCCGGCGAGACGAGCCGCCCACGGCGCAGTCGTTCGCGCTGCCGAGTGACATCGGCCGGACTCCCGGCGGGACGGCGACGACCCAGGCGGCCCTGGGGCGGGCGCTGCTCGACCTGACGCGGGAATCACCGCAGGCGGCAGAACGCGTAGTGACGGTGAGCCCCGATGTATCGTCGACGACAAACCTCGCCGGCTGGTTGAACAAGGTGGGGACGTGGTCACCGGCCGAGGGCACGAACTGGTTCGCCGACGACCCGGAGACGATGCTGCACTGGAGGGAAAATCCGGAAGGGCAACACGTCGAGCTGGGCATCGCCGAGACCAATCTCGTCGGCCTGCTGGGAGAGCTGGGTGCCACATGGAGCCGGTGGAACCAACCATTGCTACCTATCGGCGTGCTCTACGACCCCTTCGTGGAGCGTGCCCTGGAACCGTGGTCGTTCGGCACCTACGCTGGTGGGCAGTCTATCCTCGTCGGAACGCCATCCGGAGTGACCCTCGCCGCCGAAGGCGGTGCTCACCAGTCCGTTACGACGCCGTCGATCGGTATCGAACAGCCCGGGTGCACGACCTACGAGCCGGCGTTCGCGATCGACGTCGAATGGTGCTTGCTGTCCGCGCTGGCACGGCTGGGGCAACCAAGTGGGAGCTCCACCTACCTGAGGCTCTCGACCAGACCGGTGAACCAGAAACTCGCGCGGGTTCCACAGGACTCCGCAGCGCGCGAACGCCGCCGCCAGCAAGTCGTCGCAGGCGCGTATTCGCTGCGCCGACCGCGCGAACCGACCGTGACGATCGCGGCGATGGGCGCCCTGCTGCCCGAGGCGCTGGCAGCAGCGGACCGCCTCGATGAACTCGAGTGCTCCGCGGACGTCGTGTGCGTCACCAGTCCAGGATTGCTCTTCCGCGCCCTACAAGCGCGGCGTGGAAACGGGGACGATTCCAGCTGGATCCTCGACCAAGTATTCCCCGCCAACCGCGCCGCACCGATAGTAACCATCCTTGATGGACACCCGCACACGCTCGCGTTCCTAGCCAACATCAACCAAGTGGCCAGCAACAACCTAGGCGTGACCCGGTTTGGGCAGTCCGGAGATCTCGAGGACGTCTATCGCCACCACGGCCTCGACACCGAGAGCATCATCCGAGCCGCCCTGGACCTCGTCCATTAA
- a CDS encoding Lrp/AsnC family transcriptional regulator, whose amino-acid sequence MRNDGGIDAVDARLLMAMAAQPRATVLALSEFLGISRNTVQARLTKLEQRGALAAFERRIDPEALGYPLLAFVTTVVTQRELDDVADALSCVPEVVEVHGLSGEADLLVRVVARDADDLYRIAGKVLAIPGVERTNTALVMRDMVTYRLAPLLERIAGEQQ is encoded by the coding sequence ATGAGAAACGACGGCGGCATCGACGCCGTCGATGCTCGGCTGCTTATGGCGATGGCTGCGCAGCCGCGAGCCACCGTCCTGGCCCTGTCTGAGTTCCTGGGCATCTCCCGCAACACCGTGCAGGCGCGTCTAACCAAGCTGGAGCAGCGCGGAGCGCTGGCCGCCTTCGAGCGTCGCATCGATCCCGAGGCCCTGGGCTACCCTCTGCTGGCGTTCGTCACGACCGTCGTGACGCAGCGGGAACTCGACGACGTCGCCGACGCGCTGAGCTGCGTTCCAGAGGTGGTCGAAGTCCACGGACTTAGCGGTGAGGCGGATCTCTTGGTGCGCGTAGTCGCCAGGGACGCGGACGATCTGTACCGGATCGCAGGCAAGGTGCTGGCCATCCCGGGAGTCGAACGCACCAACACCGCGCTCGTCATGCGGGACATGGTCACCTACCGCCTCGCTCCACTGCTCGAACGCATCGCCGGAGAGCAGCAGTGA
- a CDS encoding TetR/AcrR family transcriptional regulator, producing MSETKRALILEGALSVFARDGLREASMRAIAKEAGYTPGAIYSYFPSKEHIYAAALNESLKRLQNATETAASQAATAASRYVATGLAFFDFYDENPRDLDMGFYLFSGGMAPHGLSDEETNRDLNAALLATLEPARRAAEELFGAAAATRLTAEAFAHASGLLLLRHTRRLNLFRLDARELMQRYLTEQVSRDEVSGTE from the coding sequence GTGAGCGAGACCAAGCGAGCGCTGATACTCGAGGGAGCGCTGAGCGTTTTCGCACGTGACGGCCTGCGTGAGGCCAGTATGCGGGCGATCGCCAAAGAGGCCGGCTACACCCCGGGAGCGATCTACAGCTACTTCCCAAGCAAAGAGCACATCTACGCGGCGGCACTAAACGAATCGCTCAAGCGGCTACAGAACGCGACCGAAACCGCCGCGTCCCAAGCCGCCACCGCAGCGTCCCGCTACGTCGCCACCGGGTTGGCCTTCTTCGACTTCTACGACGAGAACCCCCGCGACCTGGACATGGGGTTCTACCTGTTCTCCGGCGGAATGGCACCGCACGGGCTCTCCGACGAGGAAACCAATCGCGATCTCAACGCGGCACTGCTCGCCACCCTGGAACCGGCCCGCCGTGCCGCGGAAGAGTTGTTCGGTGCAGCGGCGGCCACCCGCCTGACAGCGGAAGCGTTCGCGCACGCTTCCGGGTTGCTGCTGTTGCGGCACACCCGTCGGCTGAACCTCTTCCGGCTCGATGCTCGGGAGTTGATGCAGCGCTACCTCACTGAGCAGGTCAGCCGAGACGAGGTGTCCGGAACCGAATGA
- a CDS encoding acyl-CoA dehydrogenase family protein: protein MTAVAAIGASERVADCTDRFQTFLDQEVAPIEEELAQQGAGTASRPQFDELGRMHPAVWEARRQVQRRAGALGLYAPHNSVSAGGRGFNRVEMHHVEEFVYRRSGLGLGLAALAWTEGPNPAIEHCSPTMREQYLQPLIAGEITAAFCNTEPSVGSDVLAMSTHATRDSDDWIINGKKAWITNSHFADVLQVVAVTEPGARTRSLSMFLVDANAPGVTRGRDLPTMMADGLTGTLEFNDVRVPAENVVGEIGDGFALAMSWINWRRLCRGGMCAGWGAWLLERALDYTQQRTSGGEPIAAQQAVQHMLANMDADIYQARATSLVAQAELDELGPFAIPMHSDAPRLISLVKVINDEAFFRVADTAVQVRGAMGLMQDSPEEKLFRVARNLRIPAGTSEIQRNGIARGLLKRRAA from the coding sequence ATGACTGCCGTCGCCGCCATCGGTGCCAGCGAGCGAGTCGCCGACTGCACCGACCGCTTCCAGACCTTCCTCGACCAGGAGGTCGCCCCGATCGAAGAAGAGCTGGCGCAGCAGGGTGCTGGCACGGCCAGCCGGCCGCAGTTCGACGAGCTGGGGCGGATGCATCCGGCGGTGTGGGAGGCGCGGCGGCAGGTGCAGCGCCGCGCGGGTGCGCTTGGCCTCTACGCGCCGCACAACTCGGTCTCTGCTGGTGGCAGGGGTTTCAACCGGGTTGAGATGCATCACGTGGAGGAGTTCGTCTACCGCCGGTCCGGGCTTGGGCTCGGCCTGGCCGCGTTGGCCTGGACGGAGGGGCCGAACCCGGCGATCGAACACTGCTCGCCGACCATGCGGGAGCAATATCTGCAGCCGCTGATCGCGGGGGAGATCACGGCGGCGTTCTGCAACACCGAACCCAGCGTCGGCTCCGACGTCCTGGCGATGTCGACGCACGCGACCCGGGACAGCGACGACTGGATCATCAACGGGAAAAAGGCGTGGATCACCAACTCGCACTTCGCCGACGTCCTGCAGGTCGTGGCCGTCACCGAGCCCGGTGCCCGGACCCGGTCGCTGTCGATGTTCCTGGTCGACGCCAACGCGCCCGGGGTCACCCGGGGGCGTGATCTGCCCACGATGATGGCCGACGGTCTGACCGGCACCCTGGAGTTCAACGACGTGCGGGTTCCGGCCGAGAACGTCGTCGGCGAGATCGGCGACGGTTTCGCGCTGGCGATGTCGTGGATCAACTGGCGCCGGCTCTGCCGCGGTGGCATGTGCGCGGGCTGGGGCGCCTGGCTGCTCGAGCGGGCCCTGGACTACACCCAGCAGCGCACCTCGGGTGGCGAGCCGATCGCCGCGCAGCAGGCGGTGCAGCACATGTTGGCGAACATGGACGCCGACATCTACCAGGCCCGCGCGACTTCTCTGGTGGCGCAGGCCGAGCTCGATGAACTAGGGCCGTTCGCGATCCCGATGCACTCCGATGCTCCCCGGTTGATCAGTCTGGTCAAGGTGATCAACGACGAGGCGTTCTTCCGCGTCGCAGACACCGCGGTGCAGGTGCGCGGTGCGATGGGGCTCATGCAGGACTCGCCTGAGGAAAAGCTGTTCCGGGTCGCGCGAAACCTCCGCATCCCGGCAGGAACGTCTGAGATCCAGCGCAACGGGATTGCGCGAGGCCTGTTGAAGAGGCGAGCTGCATGA
- the selD gene encoding selenide, water dikinase SelD, which yields MTTLTTPLTQYSSGGGCACKMPQSLLDDVLASLNAGDGDPAGSGRTSPAGAALRVGLSPADDAAVLDVPGLEGRSLVVTTDFLTPMVDDPYDWGRIAATNALSDVYAMGGRPLLALNLLAWPENLDRALLAEVMRGGAGAVADAGAVLAGGHSIVDPAPKYGLAVVGEVDENSILRKGGGRAGDLLVLTKRLGAGVIGTAVKRGQAPGSAVSEAVATMSRSNASAAGVATTAGLRGGTDVTGYGLIGHLHEMALAAGLEARIRPEAVPLLPSVAELVRQGCAPDGSRRTLTDALAAGWFDPSTADQTTQLLLADAQTSGGLLLCVPPAIASSTVAALDERGDADAAVVGELVAGRPGHVAIETPPGAGGGESGWTV from the coding sequence ATGACGACCTTGACGACCCCGCTCACGCAGTACTCGTCGGGCGGGGGGTGTGCTTGCAAGATGCCGCAGAGCCTGCTCGACGACGTGTTGGCGTCGTTGAATGCGGGCGATGGCGACCCCGCGGGCAGTGGCCGCACCAGTCCTGCTGGTGCGGCTCTGAGGGTCGGGTTGTCGCCCGCAGATGATGCGGCTGTTCTTGACGTGCCTGGCCTTGAGGGCCGTTCCTTGGTGGTGACCACCGATTTCCTGACTCCGATGGTGGATGATCCCTACGATTGGGGACGCATTGCGGCCACCAACGCCCTGTCGGACGTCTACGCGATGGGTGGGCGCCCGCTGTTGGCGCTGAACCTGCTCGCTTGGCCGGAGAACCTTGACCGTGCCCTGCTCGCGGAGGTCATGCGGGGAGGCGCGGGCGCGGTCGCCGATGCTGGCGCGGTGCTGGCCGGCGGGCACAGCATCGTTGACCCGGCCCCCAAATACGGGCTGGCCGTCGTGGGCGAGGTCGACGAGAACTCCATCCTGCGCAAGGGCGGAGGTCGTGCCGGTGACCTGCTCGTGTTGACCAAGCGGCTCGGCGCTGGGGTCATCGGCACGGCGGTGAAGCGGGGGCAGGCACCGGGCTCGGCCGTCAGCGAGGCGGTCGCCACGATGAGCCGTTCCAACGCGTCCGCGGCCGGGGTGGCGACCACCGCGGGGCTGCGCGGTGGGACCGATGTCACGGGCTACGGCCTCATCGGCCACCTGCACGAGATGGCGCTTGCGGCCGGTCTCGAGGCCCGAATCCGGCCGGAGGCCGTGCCGCTACTGCCCTCGGTTGCTGAGCTCGTGCGGCAGGGTTGTGCCCCTGATGGCAGCCGTCGCACTCTCACCGACGCGCTCGCCGCGGGCTGGTTCGACCCCTCCACCGCCGACCAGACCACGCAGCTGCTGCTGGCAGATGCCCAAACGTCCGGCGGTCTGCTGCTGTGCGTCCCCCCGGCCATCGCGAGCTCGACGGTCGCGGCCTTGGACGAGCGGGGTGATGCGGATGCAGCCGTGGTCGGAGAGCTCGTAGCCGGACGTCCTGGACACGTCGCGATCGAGACACCGCCAGGCGCCGGTGGAGGGGAGTCGGGATGGACCGTTTGA
- a CDS encoding adenylyltransferase/cytidyltransferase family protein has product MDRLSCVTGRFQPVHEQHLELFEIALRDADHLIIAITNPDPGARQEESTSAHRHLSAANPFTYFERARLLYAALADRGWVEKTTIVPFDLTRPECWPHYVPLRARQVVRVYSDWERYKAGLLADAGYWLTVLDGDPAAKVSATDIRARLEDKTATWTDMVPASIAPILTELLKERSAARTGGR; this is encoded by the coding sequence ATGGACCGTTTGAGTTGTGTGACCGGCCGGTTCCAACCGGTTCATGAGCAGCACTTGGAGCTGTTCGAAATCGCGCTGCGTGATGCCGACCATCTCATCATTGCGATCACCAACCCTGATCCCGGTGCGCGGCAGGAGGAATCGACTTCGGCGCACCGGCATCTGTCCGCGGCCAATCCCTTCACCTACTTCGAACGTGCCCGGCTCCTGTACGCGGCATTGGCCGACCGGGGCTGGGTGGAGAAGACGACCATTGTGCCGTTCGATCTCACCCGGCCGGAGTGCTGGCCGCACTATGTCCCGCTGCGCGCCCGGCAGGTGGTGCGTGTCTACAGCGACTGGGAGCGCTACAAGGCGGGGCTGCTGGCTGATGCGGGTTATTGGCTCACGGTGCTCGACGGTGATCCCGCTGCCAAGGTCTCCGCCACCGACATCCGCGCACGCCTGGAGGACAAGACGGCGACGTGGACGGACATGGTGCCAGCCTCCATCGCACCGATCCTGACTGAGCTGCTGAAAGAGCGGTCAGCAGCACGCACTGGAGGTCGATGA
- a CDS encoding phosphoglycerate mutase, with protein MLVIFDGLGDRPIPELGGRTPAEAAHTPHLDALAHDGASGWHLPFGWGRAPASELAHWAMFGYATVPFPGRAVLEALGAGLDIARDCAVTHAALRTSRRDGNRLWITGRARVDDDADIAALLSGLGPVLAEHGMSLQRHGKTGEALLTAPAHGCAQVTDSDPLFENFHPWMQPIPTSAEGSAFAEALTAALQAAHRYLLASDINAARERRGLPALDVLTTKWSGRYGDIPSFVEQVGVAGAAVTSTRLYRGIATALDMASVHLSSADDPACDIAARLETADDLVASGARFVHVHTKATDEAGHTKQPHAKRDVLEALDRGLAGLASLAERAIVAVTGDHATPSTHGVMHTADPTPLLVAGPTVRPDTVTEWGELPARHGWWGNVRADELLPLLLGQANRPVFLGHRITTRPVIGLADAPRPMPVTEDGS; from the coding sequence GTGCTGGTCATCTTCGACGGGCTGGGCGATCGCCCCATCCCGGAACTCGGGGGGCGCACTCCCGCCGAGGCGGCCCACACCCCGCACCTTGATGCCCTGGCCCACGACGGCGCTTCCGGATGGCACTTGCCTTTCGGATGGGGGCGAGCGCCGGCCTCGGAACTGGCCCACTGGGCGATGTTTGGCTACGCCACGGTGCCCTTCCCCGGTCGCGCCGTGCTGGAAGCACTCGGCGCCGGACTCGACATCGCCCGCGACTGCGCGGTCACCCACGCGGCGCTGCGCACCTCGCGCCGCGACGGCAACCGCCTGTGGATCACCGGACGAGCCCGGGTCGACGACGACGCCGACATCGCGGCCCTGTTGAGCGGCCTCGGGCCGGTGCTCGCCGAGCACGGGATGAGCCTGCAACGCCACGGCAAGACCGGCGAAGCGCTGCTGACCGCCCCCGCTCACGGGTGTGCGCAGGTGACTGACTCGGATCCGCTGTTCGAGAACTTCCACCCCTGGATGCAGCCGATTCCGACCAGCGCGGAGGGATCGGCCTTCGCTGAAGCGCTCACCGCGGCATTACAGGCAGCACACCGCTACCTGCTCGCCAGCGACATCAATGCCGCGCGGGAACGCCGCGGGCTGCCCGCGTTGGACGTGCTCACGACGAAGTGGTCCGGCCGCTACGGCGACATTCCCTCGTTCGTCGAGCAGGTCGGCGTCGCCGGTGCCGCGGTCACCAGCACGCGCCTGTACCGCGGGATCGCCACAGCCCTGGACATGGCCTCGGTTCACCTGTCCTCGGCCGACGACCCAGCCTGCGACATCGCGGCCCGGCTCGAAACCGCTGACGACCTCGTTGCGTCCGGTGCCCGCTTCGTGCACGTCCATACCAAGGCCACCGATGAGGCCGGCCACACCAAACAACCCCATGCCAAACGTGACGTCCTGGAAGCGCTCGACCGGGGCCTGGCCGGCCTGGCCTCCTTGGCCGAGCGGGCGATCGTCGCGGTGACCGGCGACCACGCCACACCCTCCACTCACGGGGTGATGCACACAGCCGACCCGACCCCGTTGCTCGTGGCCGGCCCAACGGTCCGACCGGACACCGTCACCGAATGGGGAGAACTGCCTGCCCGGCACGGCTGGTGGGGCAACGTCCGCGCAGACGAACTGCTACCGCTGCTCCTGGGCCAGGCCAACCGGCCGGTCTTCCTCGGCCACCGCATCACCACCCGACCGGTGATCGGACTCGCCGACGCACCACGCCCGATGCCAGTCACCGAGGACGGCTCATGA
- a CDS encoding DUF2637 domain-containing protein has protein sequence MNNRPSPSSPAPDRSLHLQCACTLLVAVGAAYVSYRHGREFALRFGADETTATLWPLIVDGLLTMATIELWKTGHHRTTGQWKAWLSFTLGIGLSLCANIASAPELNNFAIAVAACPPLALLLSVELLNQALKRHRTETVREAVHESDESPSAHPNSTDSGDASQPLKAPEEAEDVPALRTVENNMPGHSANSAGAVQETASGEDDDPLREEAYRLDAEHWNLYQRPISADTLRRKLSIGSTRARALTRHIRQHHQPGTVLAAVE, from the coding sequence ATGAACAACCGACCATCCCCGTCGAGTCCCGCCCCCGATCGATCACTGCATCTGCAGTGCGCTTGCACACTCCTTGTAGCTGTTGGCGCGGCCTATGTCTCCTACCGACACGGCCGCGAATTCGCCCTCCGGTTCGGCGCCGACGAGACGACCGCCACCCTCTGGCCGCTCATCGTCGACGGCTTGTTGACGATGGCGACCATCGAACTGTGGAAAACCGGCCACCACCGGACCACCGGGCAGTGGAAGGCATGGCTGTCATTCACCCTCGGCATCGGGCTGTCGCTGTGCGCCAACATCGCCTCCGCACCCGAACTGAACAACTTCGCCATCGCCGTAGCCGCCTGCCCACCCCTGGCACTGCTGCTCTCGGTGGAACTGCTCAATCAGGCACTCAAGCGGCACCGCACGGAGACAGTAAGGGAGGCCGTTCATGAATCCGACGAGAGCCCGTCAGCGCACCCGAACTCGACGGACTCGGGCGATGCCAGCCAGCCGCTGAAGGCTCCCGAGGAGGCCGAGGATGTGCCAGCGCTGCGCACAGTGGAGAACAACATGCCTGGTCACAGCGCCAACAGTGCGGGCGCCGTCCAGGAGACAGCGTCCGGTGAGGATGATGATCCGCTGCGCGAGGAGGCATACCGGCTCGACGCCGAACACTGGAACCTATATCAACGTCCGATCTCAGCCGACACCCTCCGCCGAAAGCTCAGCATCGGCTCAACACGAGCCCGCGCCCTGACCCGCCACATTCGCCAGCACCACCAGCCAGGAACAGTGTTGGCGGCGGTGGAATGA
- a CDS encoding helix-turn-helix domain containing protein, with amino-acid sequence MKLPDLATPSQPIPKRAKPGRTRRLPDDQVQRLIEGYKSGATVYELGDQFGIERRTVSTILHRHGVPMRRRGLSEKQIDGAMRLYNQGWSLARIAARMDVAAGTVRQRLHERDVPIRNTQGQPRAGDAR; translated from the coding sequence ATGAAGCTGCCGGACCTGGCTACACCGTCCCAACCGATACCGAAGCGGGCAAAGCCCGGCCGCACCCGGCGACTCCCCGACGACCAAGTGCAGCGACTGATCGAGGGCTACAAGTCCGGCGCCACCGTCTACGAGCTGGGTGATCAGTTCGGCATCGAGCGCCGCACCGTCAGCACGATCCTCCACCGCCACGGCGTCCCGATGCGCCGCCGCGGCCTGTCCGAGAAGCAGATCGACGGCGCAATGCGGCTCTACAACCAGGGGTGGTCACTGGCCAGGATCGCCGCACGCATGGACGTCGCCGCCGGCACCGTCCGCCAACGCCTACACGAGCGCGACGTCCCGATCCGCAACACCCAGGGACAGCCTCGGGCGGGTGACGCCCGATGA